GATCGGGTTCGAACGAAAAGGTGGTGCGGCCTGACGACGAGCGCGCCAGCGGCTGATCGGAGAACTCGCGCTCTTCGATGATTTCGTCGAGCAGCTTGCGGTAATGGGCCGTGATGTTCTTCACATAGCCCATGTCCTTGTAGCGGCCCTCGATCTTGAAGCTGCGCACGCCGGCATCGATCAGCGCACGCAGGTTGTCGCTTTGGTTGTTGTCCTTCATGGACAGCACATGCTTTTCATGCGCGATGATGCGGCCGCTGGCGTCCATCACCTCATAGGGCAGGCGGCAGGCCTGGTTGCAGTCGCCGCGATTGGCGCTGCGCCCCGTATGGGCATGGCTGATGAAGCACTGGCCCGAATAGGCCACGCACAGTGCGCCATGCACAAAGTACTCGATGGTGGTGCGGCTCGGGTCTGTCGCGGCGCGCACGGCGGCAATCTGCTTGAGGTCCAGCTCGCGCGCCAGCACGATCTGCGACAGACCGGCGTCCTGCAGAAAGCGGCCCTTTTCGGGCGTGCGGATATCGGTCTGGGTGGACGCGTGCAGCTGGATGGGTGGCAGGTCCAGCTCCAGCAGACCCATGTCCTGGATGATCAGTGCATCGGCTCCGGCGTTGTAGATCTGCCAGGCCATATCGCGCGCGCCTTGCAGCTCATCGTCGCGCAAGATGGTGTTGAGCGTGATGAAGATGCGGCTGCCGAAGCGGTGGGCATGCTTGATCAGCCGCTCCAGGTCGCGGATGTCATTGCCTGCCGTCGCGCGCGCGCCAAAGGCCGGGCCGCCGATATAGACGGCGTCCGCGCCATGATTGACGGCTTCGATGCCGATATCGGCATCACGCGCCGGGGACAGGAGTTCGAGCTGGTGGGGCAGGAGAGACATAGGGGCAGGATTATCTCAGCAAGCTCCGGTTTCGGCACAGCGGTGGGTAATCGCCTCGTTCAATGGCCGCGTGGGCTGAAGGTTCGTGGGAAAACCACGGGTCCGCTGCGGTCCGCCAGCCGGTAGCCCATGGCGGGACGGTTCGATGTACCTTCCACATGTCCGGCCTCGAGCAGGAAGTTCGCTGCCAGCATGCGGGTGCGAAAGCCGCTCTTGTCCACGCTGCGTCCCAGCACGGTTTCATAGACTTGCTGCAGCTGGGGCAGGGTAAAAGGCTCGCTCAGCAAGAAAGCGGGCAGCGAGGTGTATTCGACCTTGCTGCGAAGACGTTCAACCGCCGTCTGCAAGATGCTGCCATGGTCGAACGCCAGTGCGGGCCGGTGCAGCAGCTCGTCCACCTCGAACCATGCCACATCGGCCGCATTGGCGCCTTTGGTCAGCTGCAGCTCATGGGCGGGAATCAACGCAAAGTAAACATGGGTGGCCGACCAGCCACGGGGATCGCGCAGGGCGCTGCCCCAGCTGCCGAGCTGCTCCAGATAGGGACTGTCCACACCCGTCTTCTCCTTGAGCTTGCGCGCGGCGCAGGCCTGCAGATCGGCATCCAGTTGCACGTTCACAAATCCGCCGGGCAAGGCCCAGAGGCCGGGAAATGGATCATCGTCGTGACCTGGGCGTTGTACCAGCAATACATTCAAGCGGTCTTGCGCAATCGTGAAGATCACCACATCCACCGTGGTGTAGGGGCGAGGAAAGTCCGGCGCTGGCTTGGAGTGACGCGGTGTAACGCTCATGAATCAGGCTTGACGGGATGAAGGATGGGTTGTATTGTACAACTTGCATAAGTTGCTCAATGCAACTTATGGAGAGAGAACAGGGCAGGGCCCTGGCTGTCCAGTTAGCGAAAGCACCTGTCGAGCGCCAGGCAGGCCGCCTGGAACAAAGAGAAAAAGAGAACAAGAAAATGAAAGACCAAAACACCACCGCGCGCAGCAAGTTCCTCAGCCTGGTGCTCAGGCATAGTCCCGAGACCATAGGGCTCACGCTCGACGAGGCGGGCTGGGCCCGGACCGATGAACTGCTGGCCTGCCTGGCGCGCTCTGGCCGGCCGACGCGTCTGGAGGAGCTGCAGCGCATCGTGGCGGACAACAACAAGCAGCGCTATTCCTTCAGCGCGGATGGCAAGCGCATACGCGCCAACCAGGGCCACTCCATCAAGGTAGAACTGGGCCTTGAGGCCAGCAGTCCTCCGGCAGTGCTCTACCACGGCACGGCCACGCGTTTTCTGGATGCGATTTTTCATGAGGGCCTTAACCGGCAGTCACGTCACCATGTCCATCTGTCCGACAGCGTGGAAGTGGCCGCTCAGGTCGGCAGTCGCCACGGCAAGCTGGCCCTGCTGCAGGTGGATGCCGCGCGCATGCAGGGCGAGGGCCATGTGTTCTACCGCTCCGACAACGGTGTCTGGCTGACCGATGTCGTCCCGGTCCGGTATCTGCTGAAGCTGCCGTCATGAAAACTTCAAGAATCATAGCTCTCGACGCAGATGGCGTGCTGCTGGACTACAACCTCGCATATGCCTCGGCCTGGGAGCGGGTATTTGGCGAGCGGCCTGTATTGAAGCAGCCTGACGCCTACTGGGCCATGGAGCGATGGGGTGTCGCCAGCCTGCAGGGCGAGGCTCTGAGCCGCTTTCGTGCCAGCCTTGATGCGCAGTTCTGGTCAAGCATTCCCTCGATTGCAGGTGCGCTCCAGGCTTGCGAGCAGCTGTGCGCTGCCGGTTATGAGCTGGTCTGCGTGTCGGCAATTCAGCCGCAGTTCGCCGAGGCAAGGCAGGTCAATCTGCGGCGGCTGGGTTTTCCGATCTCGCGTGTGATCGCCACCAGCGGCCGCGCCGCTCCAGGTCCCAGCCCCAAGGCACAAGCCCTGGCGCAGTTGCAGCCTCTGGCATTTGTCGATGACTTTCTGCCGTATTTCGACGGCGTGGATGCCCGGATTCACAAGGCGCTGGTGCTGCGCGAGCAAGGCGGGTCACCCAGTACGGGGCCGGGTCTGCAGGCTGTTGACTCCACTCACGCCACTTTGGCGGACTTTTCCCGTTGGTGGCTCAACCAATATCAAGAAGAACAGACATGAACCGAGATTACGAAATTCGATCCGTAGCCGATCTGGTGGCCCAGCTCGACCAGGGCTACCGTCCCAAATACCTTTGTTTCTGGGGCCATCAGGCTGAAAGGAATGGCTCAGTGGGCAAAGGCTGTCTGAGCCAGTGGTTTTCTGCTCCATTCACTGTCGAGGGGGATCGCTTTGCCACGGCGGAGCATTTCATGATGGCAGGCAAGGCGCGGCTGTTTGGGGATGAAGAGGCGCGCGCGCAGGTGCTGGCTGCGCCGTCTCCGGCCAGTGCCAAGCAGATTGGGCGCAGCGTGCGCAATTTCGACGAGGCACGCTGGAAGGCGGAGTGCTTCGACATCGTGGTGAGTGCCAATGTCGCCAAATTCACCCAGAACCCGGCCATGGGGGAGTTTCTGCTGAGAACCGGCGAGCGTGTGCTGGTCGAGGCCAGTCCGCGCGACCGCATCTGGGGCATCGGCCTGGGCGCTACCCATCCCGACGCCGAGCAGCCGCGCAAATGGCATGGACAGAACCTGCTGGGTTTTGCGCTGATGGCCGCGCGCACGCAGTTGAGAGCCGAGCAATGAGTAGGCTGAACCGTTTTGAAGGTGCTCTGCTGGGGCTGGCTTGCGGCGATGCCGTGGGCACGACACTGGAGTTTCGGGTGCGCGGCAGCTTCGCACCGCTGACCGATATGGTGGGGGGCGGGCCGTTTTCGCTGAGGGCCGGACAATGGACGGATGACACGTCCATGGCTTTGTGCCTGGCCGAGAGCCTGGTCGTCAAAAGCGATTGCGATCCCAGGGACCAGATGACGCGCTATGCCAACTGGTATCAGTGGGGCTACTGGAGTTCCACCGGTCAATGCTTTGATATCGGCATGGCAACGCGCGAGGCAATACAGCAGTACCTGCGTGCCGGCAATGCGCTCGCGGGCAGTGAGGATGCGCGCAGCGCCGGCAATGGCTCGCTGATGCGGCTGGCTCCGGTGGCCATGGCGTATGCCTACGATGAACAAAGAGTGCAGGAGATGGCGGCGCTGAGTTCTCGTACCACGCATGCCGCTGCGGAGTGCCTGGATGCCTGCCGTCTGTTTGCCGTGGCATTGAGCCGTGCCCTGCTGGGTGCCAACAAGGCGCAGGTGCTGGATCTGGCCGCGCTGCCGTTTGGCAGCCCGCGCATCGCCGAGATTGCGCAAGGCAGCTGGCGCAGCAAAAGCCGCGAGCAGATCCAGAGCTCGGGCTATGTGGTGCACAGTCTGGAGGCCGCCTTGTGGTGTTTCGACCGGCACGGGAGCTTTGAAGCCGCCGTGCTGGAGGCGGCCAATCTGGGAGACGATGCCGACACCACTGCGGCCATTGCCGGCCAGATTGCGGGAGCGTTCTGGGGCCGCAGCGGCATTCCTGCACACTGGCTGGAAAGACTGCATCAGCAGACCGAGATTCGCGCGCTGGCGCAGTCTGTTTATGTGCTCAATCAGGTGCTGGCTGGCTGAGGGCCCCTGGTGGCAAACGCTGCGGGGCCTGGTTGACGCATGCGGATCGCGAGATTCCGCGAACCGGCCCAGGCCGCCCCGGCGCAGATCGCGAAAGCGGTTCGGGG
This DNA window, taken from Comamonas testosteroni TK102, encodes the following:
- a CDS encoding NUDIX hydrolase, with translation MSVTPRHSKPAPDFPRPYTTVDVVIFTIAQDRLNVLLVQRPGHDDDPFPGLWALPGGFVNVQLDADLQACAARKLKEKTGVDSPYLEQLGSWGSALRDPRGWSATHVYFALIPAHELQLTKGANAADVAWFEVDELLHRPALAFDHGSILQTAVERLRSKVEYTSLPAFLLSEPFTLPQLQQVYETVLGRSVDKSGFRTRMLAANFLLEAGHVEGTSNRPAMGYRLADRSGPVVFPRTFSPRGH
- a CDS encoding RNA 2'-phosphotransferase translates to MKDQNTTARSKFLSLVLRHSPETIGLTLDEAGWARTDELLACLARSGRPTRLEELQRIVADNNKQRYSFSADGKRIRANQGHSIKVELGLEASSPPAVLYHGTATRFLDAIFHEGLNRQSRHHVHLSDSVEVAAQVGSRHGKLALLQVDAARMQGEGHVFYRSDNGVWLTDVVPVRYLLKLPS
- a CDS encoding HAD family hydrolase; this encodes MKTSRIIALDADGVLLDYNLAYASAWERVFGERPVLKQPDAYWAMERWGVASLQGEALSRFRASLDAQFWSSIPSIAGALQACEQLCAAGYELVCVSAIQPQFAEARQVNLRRLGFPISRVIATSGRAAPGPSPKAQALAQLQPLAFVDDFLPYFDGVDARIHKALVLREQGGSPSTGPGLQAVDSTHATLADFSRWWLNQYQEEQT
- a CDS encoding NADAR family protein, encoding MNRDYEIRSVADLVAQLDQGYRPKYLCFWGHQAERNGSVGKGCLSQWFSAPFTVEGDRFATAEHFMMAGKARLFGDEEARAQVLAAPSPASAKQIGRSVRNFDEARWKAECFDIVVSANVAKFTQNPAMGEFLLRTGERVLVEASPRDRIWGIGLGATHPDAEQPRKWHGQNLLGFALMAARTQLRAEQ
- a CDS encoding ADP-ribosylglycohydrolase family protein → MSRLNRFEGALLGLACGDAVGTTLEFRVRGSFAPLTDMVGGGPFSLRAGQWTDDTSMALCLAESLVVKSDCDPRDQMTRYANWYQWGYWSSTGQCFDIGMATREAIQQYLRAGNALAGSEDARSAGNGSLMRLAPVAMAYAYDEQRVQEMAALSSRTTHAAAECLDACRLFAVALSRALLGANKAQVLDLAALPFGSPRIAEIAQGSWRSKSREQIQSSGYVVHSLEAALWCFDRHGSFEAAVLEAANLGDDADTTAAIAGQIAGAFWGRSGIPAHWLERLHQQTEIRALAQSVYVLNQVLAG